Proteins encoded together in one Trueperaceae bacterium window:
- a CDS encoding tyrosine-type recombinase/integrase, with translation SFHDLRHTFASMMIAAGMDAPTLARVLGHSDAAFTMRTYVHFFERAKRKPMPRIAALVPSFTEIGGQDRGSSPEPDASKEEARSETSS, from the coding sequence TGTCGTTCCACGATCTGCGGCACACGTTCGCTAGCATGATGATCGCCGCCGGTATGGACGCGCCGACGTTAGCGCGTGTACTAGGGCATTCCGACGCAGCGTTCACCATGCGGACGTACGTGCATTTCTTCGAACGCGCGAAGCGGAAGCCGATGCCGCGGATAGCCGCCTTAGTGCCGAGCTTCACAGAGATAGGGGGTCAAGATAGGGGGTCAAGCCCGGAACCTGACGCAAGCAAAGAAGAAGCCCGTTCAGAAACATCGTCCTGA